GACACGGGTGCTGTGGTGAGTTTATTATCTATATTCTATTGGGTTTGGGTTTCGTGCAATTTGGAGTTAGAACGTATTATGGGATATGGGTTTTAAGTGATTCAAGATACTTTGAGGATACTGTCGTGTACGGTGTATTCGCATTTGAATTGGGGAATTTGTTGACATGATTTGTTTTGCTTGAGTGGCTGCTATGCAAGTTTGAGGTCTTGAATTGAGTGGATGGCATATTGAGAATATTTCTGAAAATTTAGGTGCGTGGATTCTTGGGGCAACAGCAGCTGGAGGCTGCGCTTACTGGCATGGATCTTGTTATAATCCCCGCAGGTGTTCCTCGAAAACCAGGAATGACAAGGGATGATCTGTTCAAAATAAACGCAGGAATTGTCAAGACTCTCTGTGAAGGGATTGCAAAGTGTTGTCCAAGAGCCATTGTCAACCTGATCAGTAATCCTGTGAACTCCACCGTGCCCATTGCAGCTGAAGTTTTCAAGAAGGCTGGAACCTATGATCCAAAGCGACTTCTGGGAGTTACAATGCTCGACGTCGTTAGAGCCAATACCTTTGTGGTATGCCATAGTCCACTAATCTCGTTCCCTTTTTATTAGATCATGTTTGAGTTTGGAGTTAGATTGTCGCAATGATGAATGAAAGTCCTGTTAGATAACCCGATGCTTAAAATTCATGGTAAAATGGCACCCCTTTCATTTAACTAACTGCGTATTTAGAATTTAGATGTGATCACTTTTGGCTTTCTTGTGGTTGCTTTATGAAAATGCATTCACCAGGATTGAGATGGCTTTCTTTCTCGAGGAACTTATGTCATGTCATGTTATGTTGTCTTTATCAGGCAGAAGTATTGGGTCTTGATCCTCGGGATGTTGACGTGCCAGTTGTTGGCGGTCATGCTGGTGTAACCATTTTGCCCCTTCTATCTCAGGTTTGTACGGGCTTCTGATTTGGTTGAATTACATGATGTCTTGATTTGCATactaagttttcatttttctgtTTGTCTTTGTGTATAGGTCAAGCCTCCAAGTTCTTTCACACAAGAAGAGATTAATTACCTGACCGATAGGATTCAAAATGGTGGAACAGAAGTTGTCGAGGTAAAAAATTCATTTGTTTGTTGTAAATATCTACTACAACTATACATTTTATTGAACAAATCTAATAACAAAAACTTTGCTAGTTTGGTAGATACCAATAAATGGAGAAATACCAGTGCCTATGCTTGTTTGTATTCCCGATAAATGAAATATAATGAACTGAGTATATTAGTTTAGAAGAAGCGTCTACTTCATGTAGAATCAGACTTGTCTTCGTCTATGTTTAGATGCTGCTATAAAAGCtcatatatatagttttaatcaCCACCTCAAGTTCTTTTGCTCCCTTTTTTTTCTATAAGTTTTATTGGCGTAACATATGATGAAGGCAGAACCATCATTCATCTTCTGTGAAAATTCAATATGTAGACTGTTGCATGGGGCACAAATTAGATTGACCTGCAAGTTGACCATACTTATTTGCAAGTGCTCTAATATTTCTTGAGATTTTTACACCATCATTTATCTTCTGTGAAAATTCAACATGTAGACTGTTGCATCGGGCACAAATTAGATTGACCTGCAATTTGACCATACGTTTGCAAGTGCTCAAACGCCTCTTGAGATTTTTACATTTGTTGAACCCATTCTGCTGTACTCTTATCAGCACTATCACAATAGCTTATTATACTAATCTGCTACTCTCTGCAGGCCAAAGCAGGAGCTGGTTCAGCAACTCTCTCAATGGTCAGTTTCTTTCCACTCCTTGCCATCACTATCAAAATAGCTTATTAAATTGTTTGGCTACCATTAAATCTAAGAAATAGAAAGAAATCGACTAATGTATTGTAGAAATTTGCAGGCTTATGCTGCCGTTAAGTTTGCAGACGCATGCCT
The nucleotide sequence above comes from Benincasa hispida cultivar B227 chromosome 3, ASM972705v1, whole genome shotgun sequence. Encoded proteins:
- the LOC120074607 gene encoding malate dehydrogenase, glyoxysomal, with the translated sequence MQPIPDVNQRIARISAHLHPPKSQMEESSALRRVNCRAKGGAPGFKVAILGAAGGIGQPLAMLMKMNPLVSVLHLYDVVNAPGVTADISHMDTGAVVRGFLGQQQLEAALTGMDLVIIPAGVPRKPGMTRDDLFKINAGIVKTLCEGIAKCCPRAIVNLISNPVNSTVPIAAEVFKKAGTYDPKRLLGVTMLDVVRANTFVAEVLGLDPRDVDVPVVGGHAGVTILPLLSQVKPPSSFTQEEINYLTDRIQNGGTEVVEAKAGAGSATLSMAYAAVKFADACLRGLRGDAGVVECAFVSSQVTELPFFATKVRLGRHGIEEVYSLGPLNEYERIGLEKAKKELAGSIEKGVSFIRG